One segment of Hippopotamus amphibius kiboko isolate mHipAmp2 chromosome 2, mHipAmp2.hap2, whole genome shotgun sequence DNA contains the following:
- the RAMAC gene encoding RNA guanine-N7 methyltransferase activating subunit, with product MTDTSEAVPNFEEMFASRFTEDDKEYQEYLKRPPESPPIVEEWNSRAGGNQRNRGSRLQDNRQFRGRDSRRGWPSDNRSNQWHGRSWGNNYPQHRQEPYYPHQYGHYGYNQRPPYGYY from the exons ATGACTGACACTTCTGAAGCTGTTCCAAATTTTGAAGAGATGTTTGCCAGCAGATTCACAGAAGATGACAAAGAGTACCAGGAATACCTGAAACGCCCTCCTGAGTCCCCTCCAATTGTTGAGGAATGGAACAGCAGAGCTGGTGGGAACCAAAGAAATAGAGGCAGTCG GTTGCAAGATAACAGACAGTTTAGAGGTAGGGATAGCAGACGGGGGTGGCCAAGTGACAATCGATCCAATCAGTGGCATGGACGATCCTGGGGTAACAATTACCCGCAGCACAGACAAGAACCTTACTACCCCCATCAGTATGGACACTATGGTTACAACCAACGGCCTCCCTATGGCTACTACTGA